In Candidatus Bathyarchaeia archaeon, the sequence TGGAGCTGGGGAAGTGGTAGCTGCTGTAGGCGGGGTTCGTAAACGCGCGGTAGAAGTAGCTGTCCCTTGTCCAAGGCGTGGAAAGCATGACCAGGTAGCCGTCTGTGGTGGCGATCATGGGGATGATGACGCTGGCGAGGACCTGGTCGGGGACGAAGTTCGCCTCGTCGAGGATGATCATGTCGCATGTGTGGCCTCGAAGCGTCCGCCCTTCAGGCCCGCATGGAAGCGCGATGATTCGGCTGCCGTTTTTGAAGTGAACCAGGGTTCGCGTTTTCCTCGTGACCTGTTTCTTGATCAGCGGGTTGAGCTCGACGAAGTCTAGAATGCGGTCGAACATGATGATGCTTTGCCGTAGGCTTGGCGAAACGATGAGGATTGTTTTCCTCGGGTTCGTGAAGGCGAAGTGAATGGCTTTCAGCGCTGTAATCGTGGTTTTTCCGACTTGGCGGCCGGCGCAGGCGACGATCCGCTTACTCTCGTCGCGGAGAATCCTCTCCTGGTAAGGGTACGGAGTAAAATTGAAAAAAGTCGCGAGCAAACGCGACCGGATCTAGTCGATAAAGCTCAGCCTTTGACACCCATAATTTCCCTCACAAACTTCTCGATCTCATCTTTAACCTCAGTACTGCTTTTCTGCTTAAGCCGTTCCTTACGATTCGTCGCGAGGTTTTCAATCGCTTGATGCATCATGGCGGATCGTTTGGCGATGATGTCTGTGGCGCTGGCCGCTACGTCCACGCTTTCCGCCTGGTCCAGCCACTGCTCCGCTTTTTCGATGTAGATGATGGCTTTCGCGATCTCGGCGATCAATGGGTCGTCGAAAGCAGGTGCGTAGTCGCCTAGGCTTTTAACGCAAGTGGTCATCTCCTCGATTAGGCGGTTAAACCTGCCACGATCTTTAGGCTCAATTTTCGGCTCCTTCGACACCGGAGGCCCCCTGGCATTATTACATTGTAACACATTGTAACGCATCGTGTCACATTCCTTTCGGGGCGAGGATGAGGATGCCTTTCTCAGCCCC encodes:
- a CDS encoding phage terminase large subunit; translation: MLATFFNFTPYPYQERILRDESKRIVACAGRQVGKTTITALKAIHFAFTNPRKTILIVSPSLRQSIIMFDRILDFVELNPLIKKQVTRKTRTLVHFKNGSRIIALPCGPEGRTLRGHTCDMIILDEANFVPDQVLASVIIPMIATTDGYLVMLSTPWTRDSYFYRAFTNPAYSSYHFPSS